From Panthera tigris isolate Pti1 chromosome B4, P.tigris_Pti1_mat1.1, whole genome shotgun sequence:
TCCAGCTTTCCCTGCCCTGTCTTCTCCCAGGGTGACaaggaggcagagctgggcctgCCCTTCTCTCCACTGTGCGATCGCACGTCCACTCTGGTGGCGCAGTCCCAGATTGGTGAGTGTCCTTTCCCATAAGGAGGGGAGTACCGGGAAGGGGAGAGGATGCCTTCTCGGCCTGGCCCAGGGTTGCTCCAAGTTGCCATCCCTCAAAACCAGTCTTCCTATCGAGTAAACCTGTGCTAGAGCACGGGGTCCTGGGTGAAAGGCCTGGGGGTGCAAAGGCAGGGTCAGAAAGGCATTATTCCAAAGGCTGCCCCCACTGGGGACTCCTCAGCCCCGGGTTACCCCATTTTCCATGCAGCAGGGGGTGCCAGCCACACAGGCCCCCGTCCTCTGCCCAGCCCTCCAGGTGAGGCCTCTCCATCCTGCTCCCCCTTCCCTGCAGGCTTCATTGACTTCATCGTGGAGCCCACCTTCTCTGTGTTGACCGATGTGGCTGAGAAGAGCGTCCAACCCCTGGTGGATGACGACTCCAAGTCTAAAAACCAGCCCAGGTGAGGGATGCTGGGGTAGCCGGGTCTCCTGCTTCTGGGGGAGGCAAGAGGGACTCACAGAGAGCCCACGGAGGAGGTACAGCCATGGTGGGGCCGGCGGAGAAGCAGGCTACTCAAAACTTGGGAGTCCCTGATGTGTGTCACACACAGGGGTGAAAGGATGAGACCAGAAGGGTGTGACCCGCACCTGTGGTGCCCTCCAccaatttttgtttcttccattagctctgtctctcttgcctctctgctaatcttgtttttattttccttctagtAGGAGGGAAGGTGTGGAGAGGGAGGGGTGAAATTGAGTGAAGAGGGCCAGGGACTTGGGGGTACctagcagagggaaagggagagaaggataAGTCTCCTTAAGCCTCCTCCTggtcctccttcccctccactctGAGGGCTGGTGAAGGCAGCTCTGGAGTGGGCCGGGTCTCACCTCTCGAGCTGGGGGGCCTGCTTTAGCTTCCAGTGGCGCCAGCCTTCTCTGGATGTGGAAGTGGGAGACCCCAACCCTGATGTGGTCAGCTTCCGCTCTACCTGGACCAAATACATTCAGGAGAACaagcagaaatggaaggaacgGGCAGCAAGTGGTAGGTACCGTTGGAAGCGGGGATGAGGCCTTGTGGGGAGGGTGGCTGATGGAGCAGTAGCAGGACCATTTTCCTTAAGCCCTGGAGCGTCCCTTTGTGTGACTCCCAGAATTGAGGATGGAGCTAATCAGACTAAAGTTAGATCCCAGGAAAGACTGTTGAGCTGACTGGCCTGGATCATTCTAGAACGGGGACAGGAGAGAAGATAGAACAGCCATATTCCACAACCCGAGGGACTCCATGCATATTGTGGTCTGCAAATGGCGCCCCGTTAGATTTGGGTAACTTGGTGGCCTTGGCTGGGAAATCTCTTCCTTTATGGGTGAATTGAGGGTTGTGAATGTTAGCACGGCTAGAGGGGCTCTCCCTAAGTTGGCATGGGTTGAGTATAGTTCATCTTGAAGGCGGAAGGATGCATGAGAATCCTTTACTTTTCTCTATATACTTTTTGGGTTctggggaaaaatatttcttggtcTGGTCCTGACTTCCTAAATGTCCCCTGCAGGTATCACCAACCAGATGTCCATTGACGAACTGTCCCCCTGTGAGGAAgacaccctgccctcccctgctgaaGATGAACACAACCAGAACGGGAATCTGGACTAGTCTGGGACTGGGCCGGGTGAGCCTGTGTGGTGGAGTGGGGAGGGTCTGGAGATTCTGTAGGGAGTAGGGAGAGCTGGGTGTCTGACAAGGCATCTTAGAAGGGTCATCTCTGGGGTTCAGTGGATGTGAAGTTCTCCCTCACTCTTCCTGGGGAGGAAAATGGAGGAAGTGGACACAGAACTGAGCCAGGGTGTGAGTGGGAAGCAAGGAATTTTTCCCACCccctctgtccactccctgcaggaaggaaggaagaagctcCTCAGAACAGGGAGGGCCTGAGCAGCCAGCCTCTGTAGCACCTTTGAGAGGGTTCGGGAACAGGGCCCAGTCAGGGTGCAAGATTCTGTGAGGTCGAAAACCATCCCCCAACACCACACCCTTGGCTGGGCACCCTGTGCAAGTGGTTTAGGCACAACTGTATATGGGACTGAGTGGGGGGACCTGGAGAAGGTGAGTCAGGCTGGAGATAAGGCAAAGAGCTGAGCACTGagacctctccctctttcccaggTCCTCAGTGAGTCCAAAGTGTTCGATGTCATCAGCACCATCCATCGGGACCGGCTCCCCCATCTGCTCCAAGGGAGCACGGAGGTTGAGGAACAGACAACCCACCCGAAGGCCAAATGCCAGAGAttgtggggttgggggaagggccCCTCCCCACCCGACACCCATTGGGGCACACTTCAATTTCCCAGCAGCAAGACTGGGGAACTTTAGGGTCCCAATGGTCACTgtgcccatccccctgcctctggacctgccccaccccctccgtgGCCAGAtggcaggctgggggaggggagcttctTGGAGGCTTCCCAGGGCccagaggggagggtcagagatgccagcccccaggccctcccccatCCTTTTTGCCTCCAAGTTTCTAAGCAATACATTTTGGGGGGTTCCCTCAGCCCCCCCCAGATCTTAGCTGGCGGGTCTGGgtcccccttttcctcccctggGAGGGGCTGGAATAGGATAGAAAGCTGGGGTTTTTCAGAGCCCTATGTGTGAAGAGGGGAGTGGGCTCCTTCAGGGCATGATACCTTTCTAGGGcctgggaatggggggggggatatCCTCTTTACCCCAGACCTGTACTGCTTCAGCGCCAtcctcagccccccccccccctcccatcccaatcttccttccctcccattctGAAATGTCGACTGGGGGAAAAGAGGAGGCCTTCCCTGGGGTCCTCAAGAACTTGGGATTGGTCTAGGCCCTTGGGGCTTATCACTTACCTACCCTGGCTGTCCTGAGCCctttgcctccttcccctcccctggggcCAGGAGGCTCCCATCCGACCAATGTCTGTAAAGTGCTTTGAGGTCTCCCCAGCAAAGCACCTTCAGGATGCATCTTAGGAGCACAGGCAGGAGAGACCAGCTGGGTTGGGGTCAAGGGTGCATGGGGAGGGTGACGTAGAATCCAGTAATCCTGCACTGCTAACAGAGagggtccctcccctccctcccccttccagcACCTGCCCAGCTGCAGACACCAAGAGGCCCCTCCCCCGGGACAAgtggagggtggtgggtggaaggcaggtgggagggacTCAGGGCTGCTGCCGGGTGTCCCCTGAAGACAGCCCAGCCAGGCCCtgtgccccttcctctcctcagGCTCCTTGAGCCGCCTTGTCCCAGGAAAGGTCCAAGTCCAGGTGACTGCACTCCTCCTTTCTTGTAAATACCAACCATGCATTTGTACAGTGGGCCCTGTTCGTGTGAAGTCCATATCCATGGTCTCTCAGACCTGCCACCCTGACACTTGTCCCTCCTACCCCACCCTGAGTGGGGCAGAGACGCATGTGACTCACCCCTGCCCTGGGTCTCCCAGAACCCTGCTATAGCCAGAGATCAATAAAGAAGGGAGACCAGGCCTGGATGTGTTTGGTGTTCACTGGGTAGAAGTCCACTGGACATCTTCATGTACACGGACTCCTTAAGCTCGAGAAAATCCTGGTGTGGTGTTCTCCCTATCTGATGTGTAGGTGGGTAAGCTGGGGTCTTGCCTGAGAGCACATACTAGGAATGGCAGAAGTGGGACCTTACACCCaggttctttttctctccatcagAGTGCTGCTTCAGTAAGGAAGGGCGAATCttgccttccctcttcccctctcccccctggaAAGACAAAAGCAGGAGAGGCCTGACTATGGAAGTTTCTTCGCCTGTGCtggcttttgtgttttctcctgGCCCCTCAGTGTCTAGGACAAGGGAGAGATGATCTTTCCTGGTCCCAGCAAAGGCCTCTTTGTTAATAGCCACTGTGTTCTCCACGCGTCTTTGCTAACGGGTTGGAGCAGGGGGTGTGGTCTCCTCATGGCTGGAGGAGGGAACACACCCTGAAGTGTGGGAATCATTAAGGTTTGGAGGACAGGCAAAGGCATCCACACAAGCAACACCTCTTTCCAATGGGCGAGCCAGGGTGCAGTTCCACCTCCTGTCCAGCAGGCGGCGGCCACAGCACAGTCGCAGCTGGACCGGCCTTACAACTCCCAAGTCTCACAGCTGCAGGGCAACCCTGCCAGGTGGCGGTATCTTTTCTGCAattaagaaaagagaacccaggcCTTTTGTTCCTTCTTGGTGCCCTGGAAGTTAGTCCTTCCACCTGTCTGACCCCCATCTCTCTTCCCAGAGCAAGTAAGGGCAGGGGTCAattaagaaaagagaacccaggcCCTTTGTTCCTTCTTGGTGCCCTGGAAGTTAGTCCTTCCACCTGTCTGACCCCCATCTCTCTTCCCAGAGCAAGTAagggcagggttgggggagaactccccccaccccaaccccttcTCAAGGCTCCTGCCCAGCTTCCCCATTTCTCCTGCCCAGCTTCCCCATTTCTTTCCAGAAGGAGCTGGGCAGAAGAGCAGGGAGTTGTAGAGGGGGCAGgacaagaagggagggagaaaggattcTCTAagttgggaaagaaggaaaatgccaAGCACCTAACACcaaatttatcactttttaaaaacaggagaTTTTTCCCAAAAGTGAAGAATAAGAAACAAATCCAGTGTCCATGCATCCCAACTGCAGTCTTGATTCCAGGATACCTCCTTCACTCTCAGACctgttgtgggggaggggcagaaagagggcatGTGAGAGACCAGAGGTCCTACTGTCCCCACCCCTACTAGTCCGCCCATCCTCAAGCATCTAACCTCTGGTGTCTGACGCCAGTCGCCCCGCTTGCCCGGCCTACGCAGGGGAGGGAGGACCGTAAAATCAGAGTCCACGAGGCTGTTTCATCAATGCCTCCGCTCCAGGCATGACCACTGCTCACCCAGCTTGGACATGAGGCTCTCCCTTTAGGTTCCAAATGCCCTTTCTCAGAAAGTCCACGGTCTACTTCACCCAGTCCAGGAGCCAGAAACCCCAATACAGAGTCTAACCTCAACCCTTCCTCCCGCAGCTTAATCCCATTTCTCTCTATCCACGGATACGTAATACCCCCAAATCTTCTTGCCTCAGACAATAGCTCTTCAGTGACTGAAGCCGGTCCTCTGTTCCCCCATCCCCTAATTCCAGATCTTAGTCCTTGCCCTCATTGACACAGCCTGCTCTCCTGTAGACCAGGCAGCCCCAGCCCTAGGCTCTTACCGAGTTGGCTCCCTGGGAATCCAATGGTGGTATATGGGTTGTGGGTTCCTCTGTGCTGggtttctcactgcccctctcctgagTTTTAGGGATGGATTCTGCAGGCTCTAAGGAGGGAaaaggggtggtgggagggagaggcagtATTCATGAAAGCTTGGAGAGGGAGCTGCTCCTCTCACTACATCCAGTGACCTCTGAGAGGGGCCCAAGACCAGGCTGGGGGCAACCAGACAAGCCCAGCGGTGTTTTCTCTCATCACGATGATTACTACAGGctcactttttaaatttgcaatcagaaattgaaagataaaaaaacGCTTCAAAGGGGAGTTCAAAAAAGTTTGGGTACAATTGGGCAAAACCTGACCTGAGATGATAACGGGACTCCTTTTAGTCTTTATCCCATTTGGTAGGACCATTCATTTCACTGCAGAAATAATGTGTGTGATTACAGGGTGCTCTGTTGGAGGGTATTACGTAATATCagtagatatatacacacaccatgtCACCTTCGTAGAATGGGAAAAGCTCTGGATTCTGGAATCCCACCTGGGATGAGGGACTGTGGAGATGTGTTAACAGCACTACCAGCAGCTTCCGGTTCACTGCATGTGTCGGCTGCTGGGCTAGGAACCGGTCTCCTTTCATTTTCGCAAACAACCCAATGCAATAGGCATCGTCGTTATCATTTTACAGACTGAGGTTAAGTGAGTCGCTGGAGGCCTCCGGGCTGGTCAAGTGAGGAGGATTCTAGCTTGTGCGTGCTGGACCCACCACGGTGGGCTCGCTCCCTCCCCCCGTACAGCAgggagccctgcagcccaggtgGGGAGGGTTTGCTCTCATTCAGTAAGCAAAGGTGAGACGCAAATACATGGAATACATCCAGACATATCCATATTCCCAGGACAGTTTCCGGCTCCTAGTAGACCCCTCCCTATCACGGCTAAGGTCTGCCTCCTCCCGGGCCAGTCCCTCCCCAGCCTCAACGTACTTTGTGCTTTCCCAGAAGGGCCCAGCCTTAACTCCGCTTCTGTGTCTGTGATCCCAGgtgggcaggactcctgggtcccTGTGCTCTCGGCGGCTCCCTCAGGTTCCTCTCCCTGCTGCTGTTGCCCCAGGTGATGTTCAACCATCATCTGGAGCTCTGGGGGCACAGAAAGGGAGGGACGTGACTGCTCAGAGTCTCAACAGCGCCGCTGAAGGGCCGGCAGACATTGCTGGTGTGACATTTCCATCCCCTGAGATCTGAACGGGGGGgtcggtgggggggaggggtggggtggggaaagataTGCgctgggcactaaggagggcctAAAGCTAGACAATAAAACATACTTCCTTCAAAAGTCAGAGAGGCGAGGGGCAGGGCCTTCAGGAAGAAAAGACCCTCCTAACTTGCTGGGATACTTGGGGCAAAAGAAAAGACTCAGTTTaggttcaagaaatatttgagtACCTTCTGTGTGGTGAGCactgcatattttatttaactgccATAGTGAGGTGGTACTcagggctcagtaggttaagcaggtTCTGCCAGGCCACCCAGCTGGTGGGAGCCAGAACCGGAGTCCAGCCCAGACTGTCTAGCAAACGATTCAACTCTAACAGAGGCAGGTTTCAAGACTTCGCAACAGTTCCCTGCAAAGGGGTCATTTAGGTCTACGGCTCAGCCTCAGGCACAGCGGGGCAGAAGGGGATGGGAAGGGTGTTCCTAACCTTTCATTGTGGGTGTGGTCCTCGTCACCTTCTTCCGTTGCCGTGGAGACATGGACAAAGTGGACTGTGAAGGACACAGGGCACAGATGGGGGCCGGCCCGTCTCGCCCACCTTCTGTGTCTTGCCATGCTTTGGACTGGAGATTGGGGGGTCGGCGTGGGCTTCAGAAAGTGGGGGAGAACATTCCTGCTTCCCAGCCACCCCTACCCCCGTCCCCACAGTGAGCAAAGAGACTGAGTGTGGGGGGATatggtgtgagtgtgtgtccgCTCATTGGGAGGGACGCAGAGAAGGGGGAGTCGGAAGGCCCTAGAGATTGGAAGGGCTGAGGAATAATCCTCTAATAATtctctgggctgggctgagcctgAGGGACCAGCTCACCTTGAGAAGCGGGTTGGGGATCCGGTCTTCATCTATCTCTGAGGGGGAACGGGGAAAGGAGAAAGTGAAGAGGACTGAAAACCCGGGGGGGGACCCCCAAAAAAGAGCTGACTTCCCAAGGGGAGGAGCCTCTGTGATCACCTCTTTCCTGATCTGTCCCTCACATCGGCCGCTAGGAAGTCAGCCTTGATGTCTGGCTGCCCCAGGCCTGCTCTCTTCAGCTCCCCCCTGCCTTGCTTTCTTCCCGGTACGTAGTCCTGTCCTTGACTCTGTGGTCCATCGTGTATCTACATCCTCGCCTCAGACCTGGAGGTTCCCGAAGTGGGATCGGTGTGGTGTTTttgctcctttcctctctctgaagTATCCATAGCTCTTTCTCCTCCCAGTCATTGCCCCGACCCCAGGTTCAGAACGGAACCGTGCACGGGAGGGAATACCAGATAAAAAAGAGCAAGTTTATCCTGCGCAGGGAGGTACAACCAATTTTGGTAGTTGGGGGCAAGCCGGACATTCAGGCATCTTGAACTCCAGTCTGGCTTATTAGCATGACCACCTCTCCCCGACATTCCCTGAGACCCTGTTCTCTCCCCAGACCTTGCTGGGCACAGTGGTGACCGGCATGCCAGCTGCTCCCTGAGCTGTGTCTAACCTTCCCGTTCCCCTCTGGGGGCTGTGAGGCTAGCTGATGGAGGCGGTGTCTCCCCCTCACAGCTGTCActgcctctgggggtgggggcctcaGCGTCTCAGTTGCTCGAGAAACCTGGAAGACTGTTGCCGCAGCAACGGCACTCAGTTGACCACCCCAATTCCTGGGGGGGCTTAGGACGCAGGTGcgttccctcccctccctagCACTGCTCCGTCTTTCCAAAGCAAAGGAAATCCTCCTGCTAATCCAGCCGCCCGCTTTCCCGACCCTGGGACCTAGAAGCTCTCGGACTCCTCAGATCTGCCCTTCTTCCAGCCAGCGCCCCCCCTTCTCTCACTGGACCCCCTCAGCAGCCCCCAGTCCCTTCAGTGACCCATCCCGGGGGGGTTACCTGGGGATGACTGGTCACTGGTCAGCACgagggtggcgggggtggggcggcgCCTCCGAATCTGAGGGGAGAGGTCAAGTGCACGTGGCAGTCTCAAAGACCCACCCAGTACCCTTCAGCAACATAATCCAGGCCACCCTCTTAACATACCTCAAAAATGACCACATTACACTGAGCCTCAGGTCCCAGGGTGGACATTCTTGGACCCATCCCTTTCCCTTAGGGACGCAAAAGATCACCCCCGCCCCCTCTATCCCCCATCCCCCCTTTCTGTTTCCGCAtctccccagctctccctctcAGCAGCTGTATCTGCTCAAATGCATCGATCTCTGGCCTGCTGTCCTTCCGTCCATCCTGATCGATGGTCAGAAATAACCTGACAGGGCACGAGGGCTTTCCCCCAGTCTTCTAGCCCACCACCCCAGACAGACAGGAACGTTTTGTGCGCCAGCATCTGTGGGCAGCACCCCTCacacccagcccagcctgggcGACGGCACCAGGAAGGTAGGTCTGAAGGTGCGTTCCCTCACCCATGCCCCTCTCTAAATTCCATGCCCCTCTCTAAATTTCTCCCTCTGTCATCGGACACACTGCCTTTCTAATTTGTCAGCAAGTGTGGTCTGGGCAAATCCTTGTAACGGTAAATAAAATACAGGCAGGAcctagtggggggggggtgctaaagTTACCTGAAAAATCTTATGCAGGGGCCCCAGGGTCCCATTCTaagaaattaacatataaaagCTGGTTGACTCCTGGGCCTCTGAGCCCCTCTGCCAACTGCTGCTCTTCTGCCAGGCTGCCAATAAAGTTGATTGTTGTTGCAGTCAGTCCAAGGACTCTTGGGACATgtaggttttctttcctttctcggGAGGGTTTTGAGGCTTGGAAGTGAGGGGAACGCATGGGGCTGGAGTTCCTACAGCAACCTTCCGGGGCAGCAGAGCCGGGGAAAGCCAAAGGGCTGGGAGAGGGGTTAAGATCATCCAGGGCTGAGCACGGTAGGGCAAGGATACTGAAGGATggaattcctctctctctgtgtccattATTTAGTATCACTAccactgggggcgggggtggtaaGACGCCCGCCCCTCTCTATGCCCAGAAAATGGATGTCAGCCTTAGCAAGAGGCACAGTGTTAGTCTGAGAGGGGGATTCTCCCCAAAGAAGTGAGATGCACAGAATGGGGGGCTCTTGGGGTGGGTCACTGTTTTCTCTGGAAAATCCAGTGGCATCTGTTTTGGGTGACATTTCAAGGTCCCTGGCAGtgctggttttgtgtgtgtgtgtgtgcgtgtgtgtgtgtgtgtgtgtgtgtgtgtgtgtgcagtcatacacatatgcatacacatatgcactACACACACATGAGCTGTGAGTCCGTCTGGCCATTCCTGGTACAGATGTGCTGGGCACCAGCAGGCGGGTACTTGTTCTTCCTGAATGTGGGGTGAGGGCCATCCTTTCCTAGGAGAGgactcctttttatttctctcctgctGTAGGCAGAGGGGGAGTGCTGGTTGtggaagagtcagagagacagggagagggtgggggtgtTAGTGGAAGTTGGGAGTCCGAGAAGGAGACCACAAGCATGCCGGAAAGGGCTTTTGAGAGGGCACCAGGGCTCTGTGATGTTGGACAGGTCCCGTCCTTAACCTTGGACAAGATCTCTAGGCGCTCAGAGTCTTTGACAATTTTGATATCCTAGAGATATCAGAGAAGGGAGTAAAGTCAGACTTCCTAAagtaacccccacccccaccccaggtaccTGAACTACTAGGAAGTGAATAGatggtctttcttctttttcttgcacCTCCCCAAATTCCGAGTGCTCAAGGATACCTCGTGCCTTTGCCTCTGATTTATTGCCAAACCAGTCACACCAAATACCTGGTCGCCGTGGGCGCCCCTCCATCCCCTGCCACTCTGTGCTCCGTAACTCCTAGCTTCTAACCCCCTTTGCTCTCCCTAATCCCAGTCTGGATTAGGCCCTCTTGCCACGCCTGGAGCTTTTTGCTTGGGTAACACACTtggaggacacagcgagaagggcTGAGGTTAGGCTGCAGCTAGAATTTCAGGTCTAGTGGACAGGACACCGATTTCTGAAGACTGGAGAAAAACAGGCAGCAGTCccgtctctctctttttccctctggctCCAGAGAACTATCTTCTCCTCCTGTGTCTCCCGACCCCTGAACCAGCTGGActaccccctcctcctcccaataCACATGGACACCTGCCGTCTCTAACACCAAACAGATGCAGGTGTCAGGGAGACCTGTCTGTGCCAGTGGAAGGCAGTCCTTGGAACCTCACCCCTAACCACCCCCAGCCCACACTCACGCCCGTTTCCTGGGGCTGAGGGTATCTTAGCTAATCCCTTGCCTCCAGGCGTTAACAGTCTTGCCCCTGACTCTGGGGGGACACTCCCCAGGCTCGGGCTCTCCACCCTGCTCATCCTCACCAGGCTTGAGGCCTCACCACAGTCCATCCTGCTGTCACACCTTGGGGGTCTGGAGATGGGGCTCCCCCCAGGCCAGGGAGAGGACAGATCAGgttcctcacccctccccacacttTGGGAAGCTGAAGTTGCAGGGAGACTATGTGCACCTACCCCTCCCTTCAGATCCCGACCTTCTTCTCCCAAACAGCTGGAGCCCACACAGAGAACCCTCTCCAGCCCATCCCAAGAGGTCACAGGGTGTTGTCAGGTGGGGAGGCCCCGCCAGAGCCCTGGCAGCCGCGTAGGGGAAATGGAGAACTGACCTTGTGGCCGACAGATATTCTTTAGGACCGGGGATGTCCAGGCAAATGGACAGAGAACACAAAACGAGATGGCGCAAATGAGCAAATATTT
This genomic window contains:
- the PPP1R1A gene encoding protein phosphatase 1 regulatory subunit 1A; translated protein: MEQDNSPRKIQFTVPLLEPHLDPEAAEQIRRRRPTPATLVLTSDQSSPEIDEDRIPNPLLKSTLSMSPRQRKKVTRTTPTMKELQMMVEHHLGQQQQGEEPEGAAESTGTQESCPPGITDTEAELRLGPSGKAQKPAESIPKTQERGSEKPSTEEPTTHIPPLDSQGANSV